A segment of the Chlorocebus sabaeus isolate Y175 chromosome 15, mChlSab1.0.hap1, whole genome shotgun sequence genome:
ATTTTTTCGTAGATGCAGGGATGATAAGGAGTTTTACCCTCTCCAGAAAAAAACACATGGTACTGTGGTACTATCCCTATTTTATTGGCACAGAGGCCCATGAACACATCATCTATGTAAAGACTAGAATTAAGTGTCTGTGACGCCTCATAGACTTTGGCAGCTACATCACCGGAGATTACATAGGCAGCTCCAGCTGTATAGTCAGGGTAAGCTGGCCACTGGTACATTTCATAGGACACGTAGTATTTGCTGCTTTTATGTCTAATGGGAGGGGCACCACGATGGACACGACCAATCCAAAAGTCTTGAACACCAATTTGTTCTAAACTTTGAAGGTATTCAATCAGATTTGGCATGTGAATAAATATGTCATCATCAGCAGTCATAAGAAATTTGGCATGTGGACAATAGGTATTTGCCCAACTGAACTGCATAAGTAATTTCAGAGTAAGATTgtagaaagaatcaacaaagtcTTGCTGAATTACATCATTGTACATTTGATCTTCCCAAACCAGTTTTCTCTGTAGTTCTTCTCCCTCCAGTGGACTAGGAGTTCCTAAGGCAAACAGAGTTTTGATGTTGGCATTCAGCTGAGACCGAACGTAATTCTCATTGCCCCACGTCTTTCTAATTGCGGAACGTCGATCGTAGTTTTCAGGAGCGGTTTTTACAAACAGTAAAAGGAGGACGTCTTGAGCTTGACACTTTTCCTTGTGGTTAATCAAGTACTGGTAGCGAGGCCCCGCTGAGGTGTGCTTAAGAGACAGGGTATCGTTCACAAAGTCATAGCTATTTATGAGGTATCTGTAAGAATATGACTTCATATGGCTCACAATGTGATTATCGATCGGTTCCCAAAAAAACATGAGGCTCCCTATAAAACAAGTTGCAAATAACTGAATAAACTGCCATTTTTTGACTCTTCTGCCACTAATCAACATTCTCATATCCACTCAAGTCTGTTTTTATTTAGGATCAGTTTTAAACAGGCACTGGCTTCTTCGGGACCATAGAACTTCGTATTTCGTAGAGTAGGTGTCCATCTTAATACATGTTggtcattaaaaatggaaaacagttttcttatttcacaaaatagtttcttttaatCCCATTTTTCTGAGATTGTGAAAGAATGGAACACCCTGTAGAACGAGGACACTGGCACGTCAAAATTCTTCCACCCGGGCATCCTTCAGGAAGCGTGGTGGGCAGCCTCATGTGGCTCTCCCATGTGAACATTCCATGCCACCTATCAGAgtcaagaagagaaaagaatcacAATCACGTGGGTTACTGAGGTGCCAGAAAGACACATATTCCTAATTTCTTAAAACCAAATGTAAGCTGCCCGATCTGGACAAAAGGTGATAAGGCAGTTAGTATTTGGCAGAGGCATatagctgtttatttttttttagaggaggacaggaaaagggaaaatattgCTTTACACTGTCTTCCCATTCAGAATACAGAGACCTTTTTCTACTCctactcttaaaaaataaaaaaaagcttcCCAAACAGCTATAATCTTGTATACGTAAGTTCAAATTTCACAAATGGGTATATTCATGAATATACTGACTTGAATATGGTCAGGAGGAAAGTAGATACATAGATGAAGGCAAAatcttcaatgaaaagaaaattcacagCAGTAAAAATCCACTAAGGCTTGCCCCAGACAAGGCAGGAATaagacttattattattatttttttaattaaggttcATAATCAAGGAGCCACA
Coding sequences within it:
- the B3GNT5 gene encoding lactosylceramide 1,3-N-acetyl-beta-D-glucosaminyltransferase; translated protein: MRMLISGRRVKKWQFIQLFATCFIGSLMFFWEPIDNHIVSHMKSYSYRYLINSYDFVNDTLSLKHTSAGPRYQYLINHKEKCQAQDVLLLLFVKTAPENYDRRSAIRKTWGNENYVRSQLNANIKTLFALGTPSPLEGEELQRKLVWEDQMYNDVIQQDFVDSFYNLTLKLLMQFSWANTYCPHAKFLMTADDDIFIHMPNLIEYLQSLEQIGVQDFWIGRVHRGAPPIRHKSSKYYVSYEMYQWPAYPDYTAGAAYVISGDVAAKVYEASQTLNSSLYIDDVFMGLCANKIGIVPQYHVFFSGEGKTPYHPCIYEKMMTSHGHLQDLQDLWKNATDPKVKTISKGFFGQIYCRLMKIILLCKISYVDTYPCRAAFI